A window from Candidatus Methylomirabilota bacterium encodes these proteins:
- a CDS encoding MBL fold metallo-hydrolase, giving the protein MSHTLYLKQIELGEMANYVYLIGSTRTKEAAVIDPAWEIDRIVELAQVDGMRLTHILVTHSHPDHVGGKLFGLQIQGVAELLDRVDAKVVVHKAEAGHLTPLAGSNIKRVDHGDTLNLGDVTVAIIHTPGHTPGSQCFLVQDRLVTGDTLFIGSCGRVDLPGSSPEQMYDSLTNRVMRLDDTTVVLPGHNYAAGRTSSSIGEERKKNRYVQCHSLAAFLRATGNA; this is encoded by the coding sequence ATGAGCCACACTCTCTATCTGAAGCAAATAGAACTGGGCGAGATGGCCAACTACGTCTATCTGATCGGCTCGACCAGGACGAAGGAGGCCGCCGTGATCGATCCGGCCTGGGAGATCGATAGGATCGTGGAACTCGCCCAGGTCGATGGGATGAGACTCACCCACATCCTGGTTACCCACTCCCACCCCGATCATGTGGGCGGCAAGCTGTTCGGTTTGCAGATCCAGGGGGTCGCGGAGTTGCTTGATCGGGTAGATGCCAAGGTGGTCGTTCATAAAGCTGAGGCCGGCCACCTGACCCCCCTTGCCGGATCGAACATCAAGCGAGTCGACCATGGGGACACCCTAAACCTGGGCGACGTCACCGTGGCGATCATCCATACCCCTGGCCATACGCCGGGCTCACAATGTTTTCTGGTACAGGATCGCCTGGTGACGGGGGATACGCTGTTCATCGGCTCGTGCGGCCGAGTCGATCTCCCGGGCAGCAGTCCTGAGCAGATGTATGATTCGCTGACTAATAGAGTGATGAGGCTGGACGACACGACCGTGGTCCTGCCCGGCCACAACTATGCTGCTGGTCGTACCTCCAGCAGCATCGGCGAGGAGCGAAAAAAGAACCGCTATGTTCAGTGTCACTCCCTTGCCGCGTTCCTCCGCGCGACGGGCAATGCCTAA
- the rplQ gene encoding 50S ribosomal protein L17 gives MRHRKAGRKLGRTTAHREMLLRNLLTSLFHYEKIVTTEAKAKELRKLTDKVITLAKRGDLHARRQAAEVIEDGNVLKKLFDSIGGRYKDRNGGYTRMTKLEYRMGDGAPLAAIELVEVGAGVEPPANPARRRGRRGDKGKAPTSGQTPRPAHSPGVERAAGA, from the coding sequence ATGCGACACAGAAAAGCTGGGAGGAAGCTCGGCCGAACAACGGCTCATCGAGAGATGCTCCTCCGTAATCTGTTGACATCACTCTTCCATTACGAGAAGATCGTTACCACTGAGGCGAAAGCGAAGGAGCTGCGCAAGCTGACAGATAAGGTCATCACACTAGCCAAGCGCGGGGATTTGCATGCGCGCCGACAGGCAGCCGAGGTTATCGAGGACGGGAACGTCTTAAAAAAGTTGTTCGACTCAATCGGCGGCCGATATAAGGATCGAAACGGGGGCTATACACGGATGACAAAGCTGGAGTACAGAATGGGCGATGGCGCCCCGCTCGCAGCCATTGAGCTGGTAGAGGTTGGCGCCGGCGTCGAACCTCCGGCAAATCCCGCTAGGCGCCGTGGGAGGCGTGGGGATAAAGGAAAAGCGCCGACATCAGGACAGACGCCTCGGCCGGCCCATTCACCGGGTGTCGAAAGGGCAGCCGGTGCTTGA
- a CDS encoding SDR family oxidoreductase, with protein MELHGRAVLVTGAARRVGRAIALAMAGRGADLVIHYRSSVSEAHKAVEAVERLGRRAFAIQADLAEPAEVETLADRAVEACGKIDVLVNSAAIFRRTPLEQLTVQDWEQFLRVNLTGPFLLARRLGLLMRRQGAGKIINVADVAGIKPWADFLPYSVSKGMLMTVTQGLAKALAPEVQVNAVVPGTVLPAEEYGEKERESIIRGTPLKRIGDPSDIAQTILFLVEGSDFITGQVVVVDGGRSIQ; from the coding sequence ATGGAGCTTCACGGGCGGGCGGTGCTGGTGACAGGGGCGGCCAGGCGTGTGGGCCGAGCGATTGCCCTGGCGATGGCCGGCCGGGGCGCAGATCTGGTGATCCACTACAGAAGCAGCGTCTCCGAAGCCCATAAGGCGGTGGAGGCGGTGGAGCGTCTTGGCCGGCGCGCTTTTGCCATTCAGGCCGATCTGGCTGAGCCAGCGGAGGTTGAGACGCTGGCCGACCGCGCCGTCGAGGCGTGTGGGAAGATCGACGTTCTGGTGAACAGCGCCGCCATCTTCCGAAGGACGCCGCTCGAACAGCTTACCGTACAGGATTGGGAGCAGTTCCTGCGCGTCAACCTTACAGGGCCGTTCCTGCTGGCCAGACGACTAGGCCTGCTGATGCGGCGGCAGGGAGCGGGGAAGATTATCAATGTCGCCGATGTCGCGGGGATCAAACCGTGGGCCGACTTCCTCCCCTATTCGGTCTCTAAGGGGATGTTGATGACCGTCACCCAGGGGCTGGCAAAGGCGCTGGCGCCGGAGGTCCAGGTGAACGCTGTCGTACCTGGTACGGTACTGCCGGCAGAGGAGTACGGCGAGAAGGAGCGCGAGTCGATCATCAGAGGGACGCCGCTCAAACGGATCGGCGACCCGTCCGATATCGCCCAGACCATCCTCTTCCTTGTGGAGGGCTCGGATTTCATCACCGGTCAGGTCGTGGTGGTGGATGGGGGTCGATCGATCCAGTAA